Part of the Methanobacteriaceae archaeon genome, GGCTTTTACCATAAGGATAAACCACCCTTTCACAGTAGATATTATCATAATGGTTCAGGTAATCGTAGATAATGTGAAAACCCATCGAGGACATGGCACTGCGGTAGAGATTGGGATAACACGAGGCAAAACGCATTTCCACCTTAAGGGGATCTTTTACCACCACATTATGTTCCAGGAGCATAGTTATTATTATATCTTCTTTTAAATATAATCAGGATATCTAAATAACCTAAAAGATAAACCTTATCCCCATAAAAATAGACCGTAATATGTCTAAACCCGTAATATGTCTAAACTATACAACAGGTTACTATCAAATTAATCCAGATCAGTTAACTTAACTAGATGAATTCGATCTTTAAATTAATTATCCTTACCTGAATGGTCCTTAATTAATATTAAAGCATCCAATATTTCCATGTTTTATAAAAGAATCTATTCAATATTTTTAAATATCTAATGCATTATTCAGGATTAATTATATGAAAAGCAAACAATATGAGAAAGTGGCAGTGGGGGGCACCTTCGACAAATTCCATGAAGGTCACCGATTACTAATTGAAAAGGCATTTGAAATAGGAGATCAGGTGTTGATTGGAGTCACTTCCGATGAATTCGGAGGTTTGAAGGGAGAAATCGAACCATGCAACATACGCATGTCCAACTTAAATGCCCATCTTAAAAATCGATCAAACTACCTCTTATCCCGTCTTGAAGAACCCTACGGTCCCACAGTAGATGATGAATCCATAGATGCCATAGTGGTAAGTCCAGAAACTGAACCTACTGCGCTTAAAATCAACCAGATACGGAAGGAGAAGGGAATGAAACCATTGGATATAGTAACCATTGGCATGGTTTTAGCCCAGGATGGAAAACCAATATCATCTACCAGAATAAGGAAAGGAGAAATTGATCCCCTTGGCAAGATAATCAAAACTAATGCTTGATTGGTTAAAAATTACTACCTTATATAAATTAAATTCATTTAATTAGGTAGTGAAGAATGAGAGATCGGCAGGTATAGGCTGCTACCCGAATAATTTATGATTTGTTACTGGAACATAAATAATTATCAGAAATAAATTTTTCAAATAGTTTTAGAATAATTTTAAGAACCAGGAAGCTACTTAAAATTGATATTGAATAATATGGAAAAGCACTCTTTTTATAGGGGGGATGGTGTTTTTTTTGATTAAAATCAACTCTCGAATCTCTAAAACTAATCAAAAAAGCATTCTATACCTCTTATTATTCGCCTTGCTGGTGATTTACATTACCTACTCCTGTATTCTTATTAGTTTAAATATGGGGCCAATATGGGATACCTATGATTTACTGGCGGATGCAGCATTATTTTCTGGAAAAAGCATAGGTTATTACGACCTCATAAGACCCCCAGTACTGCCAATTCTAACTTCATTATACTTCCTAGTGAATGACCTGGCAATATGGCCCATCATGCTAATAGATGGTGTGATTTTTATTTCAGGCTCCATTGGCCTATATCTGTTATTCAGATTACGCTTTAATGATTTAAACAGTTTCATAGGTGCTTTATTATTTGTTTCATTTCCCATCACCCTCACATTCATTGCCAGAGGTCTTACAGACTTACCCAGCATATCTATTGCCATATGGGGGGGTTTATTCACGGTAATGGCGGTAAAAAAGGATAGTAAATTCTTTTATTTAGCATTCTCTATTTTAACAATTGCCTTTTTCACCCGGTTTTCCACAGCTTTAATGATATTCCCAATAATCCTGTACATTTTAATCAATAAAGATGAGATCAAACCCAAGAAAGATATTCTAACTGGATTTTTAATATCTCTTCTAATTATTTCCTCCTTTGCAATATTTCTCTACCTGAACTTTGCAAACCCCTTCCACGTATTTCTTGATTTTTTCCATAGCAGTTCTTCCTCGCTTGCAAATAATGCCGCTTCTTCCATGGTTTTCTGTTACAACACTGACTTTTTCTATTACGCAAAGATTATCCCACAATGGACCTGGCCAGAAGGATTATTTGTATTAATATTCATTATATTGGGGATAATTTCATTTTCATATGGAAAAATTAAAAATAGAAAGATAATTAAAGAATCTAAGAATGATATAACATATAAAGAAGCTGTATTAACTGCAAAACACGGCAAAATGAAACTTTTTCTCTCTATATTATGGTTTGCACTGTTTGTTTTGACACTGCAATGCGTTCATTACATGATAAGTGAATTACTATTTCTATGTTTTTTATTCTGCCTTTATGAATTACTTAAAAACTTCAAATTCAAAAATTTAGACTTTGATTTCTTATTTTTTTCCTGGTTCATGGCTTTTTTCATATTCCACAGTGTTTATGTGATAAAAGACTTCAGGTACCTCCTGTCAATGACCCCACCAATTGCCTACTTCCTTATGCGAGGATTTACCTTATCAACTTCTCAATTCAAATCCAGTATTAAAAAAAGGAACACGAAACAAATATCTGGCCTGATACTCATAATATTAACATTGGTTTCTATCTTTGCATATTTACCCACCATCCCTGAGGAGAACGTTTATTTAAAGGAAATGAATGAAAATTCCCTAGAACTTAGCGCCTGGCTGGTGAATTATGACCCTGAATATAAAGCAAAGGTCATATATTCTGATTACTGGCCCTACACTGCCTGGGATTTAAAGCGAAATATCAGTAAAATGCCCAGTTTCAGAAACAACCAGGTACTCTACACCGGAGCTCAAGATTACCATTTTACCATAGAGGATATGATAGCATACAACAGCGAATTGGATGCTCATCAAGCGGATTATTACTTCTCACGCCGGGAAGGCTTGAATTTAACCAATTATAAGCTGATCAAACAGTCAGGAGACTTTAAATTGTATGAAAGAATTAAATAATTAAAATGTGTTATTAACATACCTTTCCAGTTCTATCATCCAATCAAGGTTTTTATATAGATTCAATGTTAAGTAATGATTAGAGGAGTATTTATTTAGTTTTAAGGATTTATGAGATAAAAAGGAGTAAATATATGAAGGTTATAGTTGGTTCCAAAAATCCGGTGAAGTTGAAGGCTACCCGGAATGTGCTGGAAAATATTTATTCACAGCTTTCAGTGGAAGCTAAGGATGTTGATTCTGGTGTTCCGGACCAGCCCATAGGATTGGAAATAACTGTTCAGGGGGCTATTAACCGTGCTAAGAATGCATACTCCAGGGAAGTTGACCTTTCAGTGGGAATTGAGTCCGGTTTACTGGAAGTACCCCACAGCATAACTGGTTACCTGGATCTGCAGTGGTGTGCCATCTATGACGGGGATAAATCAACACTGGGAGTTAGTGCTGGTTTTGAATACCCTCCCCTGGTGGTTGAAGAGGTACTCTCTGGTAAAGAAGTGGGTGAAGTTATGGATCAGGTGACTGGTGTAGACCGGTTGGGGCAAAAGAAAGGAGCTGTGAGCCACCTCACCAGGGGACTTCTGGATCGAACAGGCAACACTGAGCAGTGTGTGTTGATGGCTATGATTCCCAGGATGAATGAGGGGGTTTATTTCTAACAAATAACAAATTTTTCCTTTCGATTTACATAAAATCTTCTTAAGGCTCTTCAATAATTAAATAATCAAAAAATGGACGAAAAAACTTCAAATCACAAAACTAAAAAAATTCAGTGTAATAATTAGGTCGTAATAATTAAATTCAGACAACTCACTAATTTTTTAAAAGAAAGTAATTCAAATTTATGTGGTATAAATTTCATAATTTAAATTAATTAATATATAAACTCGTAAAACAGGATTATTAGAAATAAATCTGATAATGAGGGATTATTTGGCTTTGGATCAAAATTTCAGAGAATATGTTAAAAATCATGATTCATTGATTTATAGCTTTACCTTAGTTCTTTTGGTAACGCTCTTAGCATATCATCGGGTACAGATTCAAATTGAAATCGGCCCAATATGGGATACATTTGATTTCCTAGCAAATGCCATGTACTTTGCTGGTCAGGGATTCGGATACTCCGATTTAACCAGACCACCCCTACTTCCATTTTTCACTTCGATATTTTTCCGTTTCTTTGCAGTATCTGAATCTGTAATATTCTATTTAGATGCTTTATTTTTAGTTTTAGGTGCTTATGGGTTTTATTTATTTTTAAGAATGAAATTCAAGGCTCTTGAAAGTTTTCTAGGTAGTTTACTGTTTAGCACCTTTCCCATAGTTCTTTTGTTTACTGGAGTCGGGCTTTCAGACATTCCCAGCGTGTCTTTATCAATCTGGGCATTATACACTACTGTTTTAGCAGTTAAAAATAATCCAAAGTTTTTTTACCTGTCATTTCCCCTGGCAATACTGGCATTTTTAACTCGTTATCCTGCAGGATTCATTATTTTTCCCATATTCTTCTACTTAGCAGTAAACCGTCATGAAATAAACCTGAAGCACTTCCTGGGAGGTGTGTTAGTATCATTGTTACCTGGATTGCTAGTTCTATTGTTCTTTTACCACCAATTTAGCAATCCATTAGAACCTTTTTCTTCATTTTATGCTACCACACAAAAAGCATGGCCCACTAACTACGTATATTACCACCCTGATTCCCTGTATTTCATAAAAAACATTCTATCCTACATAGGGGTTGCAGGGATGACCATAATTTCCATAATAGTTTTAAGCATTTTCGTATGGATAATAACTAACTTTAATCGTATTAAACTAAAATTTAGTAATTTATTCAAGTCCAAAATAATATTTAAGGCAAAATTAAAGATTTCAGCGCTCATTCTGCTCTTTTCGCTATTTATTTTAACCTTTGCAAGTGTAAATTACTTGTTTAGTGAGATTTTATTTCTTTTTCTGTGCATTCTATCATATGATCTATTGAGAAATAGTAATATTCATGATTTGGACTTTCATTTTTTGTTTTTGTCCTGGTTCATGGCATTTTTCATATTCCACAGCGTATACACCATAAAAGATGATCGTTACTTTATCACTATGGCTCCGGCTTTAAGCTATTTTCTAATTGTAGGTTTTAGTGGAATTAAAAAAATATGGGGATTCAAAAACCAAAATAAAAACCTTATATACAATATATTAGTCCTGCTGCTGGTTGTTATGATGTTAATATCAGCAGTAGATTATATGCAGGGAATACTGGATAGTGAATCTCAAAATGCAGAAAAATTAAAGAATATTAAGATGGCCAGTGAATGGCTAAAAGTTAATGATCCTCACTACATTGAGAAAACTATATCCTCTGATGAGTGGCCTTACTTCAGCTGGTATCTGAAGACAAATGTGAGGGCAGTTCAATTATTTAACCATAAAGAGGATTATGAAAACAGTTTGAACTCTGATAATGCTGATTATTTCTTGACAGTAAGGGAAGGGTTAAATTTAACTAATTATAGGTTAATAAAACAGTTTGGGTATATAACCATTTACAAAAGACAGTTATGATAGTTGGGTGCTTTCTATATGAAAACTGAAAAATTTGAGGATAATAACTCCAAAATTGTTTTCCTTTTGCTTTTAATAGTAACTGTCTGTCTGATAACCTATTTTCGTGTTAATATTCAGTTAATTGTGGGTCCTGAGTTTGATGGGTTTGATTTCCTTTCTAATGCTGCTTTATTTGCCGGAAAGTCTATAGGTTATTCAGATATTCTAAGACCGCCTTTTCTACCCTTTTTAACTTCCCTTTACTTCCGTTTTGATGGATTATATTATGGGGCAAGTTCCATAATAGATGGGCTTATATACATTTTTGGTTGCATCGGACTTTACCTGTTCTTAAAAGAACGATTCAATGCAGTTATAAGTTGTGTTGGGTCTTTACTATTTGCCACATTTCCCATAATCATCACCTTTGCAGGAGCAGGTCTTACAGATGTTTCCAGTGTATGCATCACCATATGGGCTGTTTACTTAACTTATCTAGGAGTTAGGAAAAATTCTAAATTCTTTTACTTAGTCCTACCTGTGTTTTTAATGGCTTTTTTAACTCGTTTTAACATGGCTCTGGTTATCTTCCCTATACTTGCCTATATTATAGGAAATCGCAAGGAAATTAAGAATCCTAGAAATATTCTATTAGCCTTTATTTTGGGAATCATGATTTTAGTTCCCCTGTTCATCTTTTTCAGTGCAAAATTTGGAAATGTGTTATATGTTTTTCTGGACTTTTTACGTACTTCCAGTGGTTCTGGCAGTACAATGCACTTCGCATACAACCCTGATTCACTTTATTTTGTTAAAAATATGCCCTATTACATTGGTACCGCATCATGGATTATCATCCTTTTAAGTATATTTGCTTTCTTTGTTCATTCTTACAAAAAAGTTAAACCAGGGTTTTTAGAAAAAATTAAAAGTTTGAAGAAAGGAATTGAGTTAAAATTAATTTTAACTATCGTTTTATTAGCAGTTTTCATTTTAACATTTGGAAAGACGCATTATATGGTAAGTGAAATAATTTTCTTTGCCATTACTATTCTAATCTATGAAACTGTTTCAAATCTGGAAGTTGATCTGGGATGGGATCTCCTCTTCTTTTCATGGTTCATGGCATTTTTCATATTCCAAAGTGTTTACATTGCCAAGGACCACCGATATTTCATAGCCATGGCACCACCAGTGGCTTATTTCCTGACACGAGGACTGAATTTTTTCACCCAGGAATTTGAGTTCAACTATAAAAATAAAAATTTAACCCTGTATATTTTTTCAGCATTTCTGGTGCTGCTCATGCTATCACAGGTAGCCATACAACTTTCAGAGATAGAACATGTTAATCAGAAAAATAAAGTATTCAACCAGGATGTCTCTGATGCCAGTGGATGGTTAAAGGTAAATGACCCAGAATATAAATCTAAAGTGATCTATGCAGATTACTGGCCCTACTTTGGATGGTACCTGCAGACTAATGTAGGGAAAATGCCAATGTTCAGGGACAATCAGAGTTTATACCAGGGTGTGAAGGACTATAACTTCACTGCTGATGATAAAAATGCCTTGAATAATGAACTTAATAGAATTCGTCCTGATTACTATATGTGTGCTTGGGAAGGAATGAACTTCACAAATTACCAAGTCGTGGCCAGATTTGGCTCAGTAACAATATTTAAAAGAGTGCAGTGATAATCAATTGATTAAGTGGTGTTTAAAATAAAAATAGGAGTTATAACTTCTGCTTACCCTGATTTTGAGGATGATCCTCATGGAATATTCGTTCACAGACTCATGCGAGAAATAGCCAAAAAGGGGCATGAAGTGCACGTGCTGGCACCTTACACTGGTGGTGAAACAGATTACCACTTGGAGGGGGTACATGTGGAAAGATTCCACTATTTCTACCCCCGAAGATACCAAAAGCTTTCTGGAAGGTCGGGAATGATCGATAATGTTAAAGAGGGGTTTTTGGTTAAAATTCAAGTATTAACTTACCTCTTTTTCAATGTCTTTTATTCACTAAGGAAACTGAAGAATATGGATATTATACATGTCCAGTGGCCTATCCCCAATGGACTGGGGGCTTTGTTCCTTAAAAAAGTCTATGGAATTCCCTACATTAACACCATCCACGGAGAGGAGGTTCATCTATCTAAACGTTACCATATGCTTTTTGCTCTGCGCTGGCTGGTGAATAATTCCTCTAAAACCATTACCAACAGCACTGCAACCAGGAATTTCTCCATAGAAGCCGGCCTTGATGGGGAAAAGATTGATGTAATACCATTCGGGGTGGAAACAGACTTTTTCAGGCCACTGGAAGTTTACAAAGACCCGGATATATTTCAAATACTTTCAGTTGGATATTTAATTGAAAGGAAAGGATTCGAGTATCTAATACGTGCCATGCCACTGGTTTTAAAGGAACATGAAAATGTCCGATTAAAAATAGTGGGATCCGGGCCACTGGAATCAAAATTGAAATCACTGATCTATGAACTGGAGCTTGCAGATAAGGTGGAAATTGTTAAGAATGTTTCTGATGAAGAACTATTAATGATTTACAATTCCGCAGACCTTTTTGTCTTACCTTCCATTGTGGATTCACAGGGGAACACGGAAGGGTTAGGTGTGGTTTTATTAGAAGCTATGGCTTGTGGGTTGCCGGTTATTGGGTCGGATGTAGGGGGGATTTCTGATATTATTGAAAATGGGAAAAATGGTTTTCTGGTGAAAGAAAAAGATATTACTGCATTAAGTTACTGCATTATAAAAATTATCAATGATAAAGGGATTTTAAGTTGTCTTTCAAATAATGGTTACAAATCAGTGAAAAATAAGTTTAGTTGGAATAAAATTGCTAATTATTATCAGAATATTTATTTAAATATCCTAAGGTAACCCAAGGTCTGCATATGTTTAATTACATTAGAAAAATTTTCAGTAATGATGATTACAAGAGAATTATAGATAATATTATTTCATTGTTTGGTTTGCAGGGGTTTAATTATCTTATGCCTTTAATCACTTTCCCCTATTTAACTCGAGTTTTAGGGCCAGATAATTATGGTCTTTTAGCATTTGCACTAGCTTTTATTGGTTACTTCCAAATTTTAACTGATTATGGGTTTAACCTATCAGCTACAAGGGCAATTTCTATAAATCGAAATGATAATTCCAAAGTTTCAGAGATATATAGCTCTGTAATGGTTTCAAAAGCTATTTTAATGATTATAAGTTTTTGTCTTATGACTTTTATTGTTTCTAGTTTTGATAAGTTTCGAAATGATTGGTTATTGTATTTCTTTACATTTGGTCTTGTTTTTGGTAATTTGCTTTTACCTACTTGGTTTTTTCAAGGGATGGAGAAGATGAGATACATCAGTATCTTAAATATTTGTATTGGGTTGATTTACACAATATTCCTATTCATTTTTGTGCGAAATAAATCTGATTACATCTATGTCCCGTTAATAAATTCTATGGGCACCATAATTGTGGGGTTATATGCATTGAGTCTCGTTCATAGAGAATTCAATATAAAATTTTGCAAACCTTCTATGGAAAGTATTAAAAACCAACTTAAAGATGGTTGGCATTTATTCATTTCCAATATGGCTATAAGTCTTTATACCACGTCTAACCGTTTCATTTTAGGGTTTTTTGTAAGTAACTATATTCTAGGATATTATGCAGTGGCTGAAACAATTGTCAAGGCATTACAGGGCTTGATATCACCAATAAGTCAAGCTATTTATCCATATATTTCTAAACTTCAATCAGAAAACAAACAAAAAGCAATAAAACAATTTAAGAAAATTTTAATGTTAATTGGATTATTATCTTTTTTAATTTCGGTTCTTCTTGTCTTCTGCTCACCTTTATTGGTAGAACTTTTGGCAGGCAGTGCATACACATCAAGCATACCTCTATTACAAGTAATGGTTTTCATTGTCTTTGCGGTAGGAGTGAACAATATATTGGGGATACAGGGACTGGTAGCATTTGGTTATCAAAAGAAATTCACAAAAATTGTGATATTTACAGGAATTATTCACATATTCCTATTAATATTTTTGATAGTTATACTAGGAGCTATGGGTGCTGCTATTACTGTTGTAATCACTGAACTCATTATCTGTCTATTAATGTATCTTTCATTAAGAAGATTAAAAATATTATAGATTGTTTTATTGTTATTTTTGATTTTTTACCTATTTGCAATTATTATATGCTCATCATCTTTAGAAACCTTTTTTTTTTGATTATTTATTTGTTTTGTTCTAGGAATAAATCTAATCAGCTGGAGAAGAATATTTTAAATAATAAGTATTTAATTATGGTGAGATAACTGGATCTGACTTGGAGCACTATTTTTATATCGAATAAGGTCTTTTCAATGTGCTTTTTCAAAGTGGATCTTATTTTGTAGTGTTTTCCTTAAACACTACTTCGACATTAAATAATAAGTTCAATCCATCTTTCGACAATTACGGTTATTTGCAGAGAATAAACAATTAAATCTTTTTTTTTAACATTATTAATAATTTAAAAGGTTTTTAAGAAATCCTATTTTTAGATTTCTTATAGTTAGATTTTATATACTAATTTCTTTTGAAATCTGTGAAGTTCGTTAAATTTTTAGATTAATTATTTGTCACTTAATCTAATTATTTTGGATTATTTTTAATATGTGGGTGTGATGGGATAATAATTATAATTCGCACTTTTCGAGTTCTTAAGAATTTCATCTCATAAATGTTAATATCATCTACTTACAAAAAGTAATTAAAATCTCGATAAATATAAAGATTGAATAATAATTTTCAAATCTTTTATAATGCTGAGGTGTAGATAAATTGTTTGATTATATTGTAATTGGAGCGGGACTAGCGGGTTCAGTTATTGCAGAAAGAATAGCCAATGTATTGGACAAAAAAGTACTGGTTATAGAAAAAAGGAATCATATAGGTGGTAACTGCTATGATTTCTATGATGGAAATGGAATATTAGTGCATAAATATGGGCCTCACATTTTTCATACTAATGATACAAATGTTTGGAGATATCTGTCAAAATTTACAGAATGGCATGATTATGAGCATAGAGTATTAGGGTTTGTAGATGAGAAAAAGGTGCCGATACCTTTTAATTTAAACTCATTACATGTACTTTTTTCAAATTATTTTGCAGACAATTTGAAGAACAAGTTGATCAATCAATTTGGTTATGGTGCAAAAATTTCGATATTGAAACTTAAAAAATCCCCTGATAAGGATTTGAAGTTTCTTGCTGATTTTGTTTATGATAAAATATTTCTTAACTACACAAAAAAACAATGGGGGATGAAACCTGAAGATTTAGATCCTTCTGTCACTGAAAGAGTACCCATATTTGTTTCTTATGATAACCGTTATTTTCAAGACATATTTCAGGGTGTACCTCAAGAAGGTTATCACCTAATGTTCGAAAGAATGTTGAATCATTCTAATATAATTTTAAAGCTTAATACGGATTCTAAGAATCTTTTAAAAATAAAAGATGGAAATATTTATATAAGAGGCACTGAATTCAAAGGTTTATTAGTTTTCACAGGTAGAATTGACGAACTTTTCGATAAGGAATTTGGTCCATTACCTTATAGGTCTCTGAATTTTGAATTTGAAAATATTCAGCAGAAATTTTACCAGGAAGTTGGAACAGTTAATTATCCTAATGATTTCAATTTTACTAGAATCACAGAGTTCAAACACATCACTGGCCAAAAAAAGCCAGATACTACAATTGTCAAAGAATATCCAAAGTTTTGTGACAATGAACAGGACATACCTTATTATCCTATTCCTAAATCTGAATACGAAAAACTTTATAAAAAATATGCTAAAAGAGCACAAGATGTAAGAAATTTAATTTTGGTAGGTAGGTTAGCTGAATTCAAATATTTCAATATGGATATTGTTGTTCAAAGGGCATTAAGAATTTTTGAGGAGAAAATTAAATGAAAATATCATATTTATTATTGGGCTGGGGAAATAAAGGTGGTTCTATCGTTCTTTATAATTTTATGGATAATTTAGTAAGACGAGGGCATGAAGTTCATGCTGTCTTTCCTGATAAAAATATCAAATGGGAAGTTGGGATTTGGAGATATAAGTTGGGAACTGAATCTGAAAATAATAATTTTTTAAACTTTTTTAAAAAAAATCTTTTTAATATTATTCCCAATAGTATTTTGGAATATTATAAAAGTATTATAGATAAGAGAAACTTAAATGGCCTTATAGATAATTGGCAAACTTCTGATATCACTGTAGCCACATTTTATCTTACTGCATATGCTGCTTATTACTTATCAGATAGAACTGTACCTTTGTACCATATGCAGCATTTTGAAGAATTATTTGTTTCTGATAAAAAAAATCGCTTGATCGCGAGAAATACATACTATCTTCCTTTAATAAAAATTGCAAATTCAAGTTGGCTTAAAAAGATAATGAAAGAAAAATTCAATAAAGAAGCATATTTAGTGAAACCTGGTATCGATTTAAAGATTTTTAAACCATATGAAAACCCTCAGAATAAGTATGTCTATAAAAATGAGTGGAGAATTTTAAGTTATTTGGATGAAAAAAGGGAATGGAAAGGTTTTAATGATGCTGTAAAAGCAGTTAAAATTGCTCGAGAATATCTTCAGGAAAAGGGCATAAAATTGAGATGGGAAGTATTTGGGATTGATCCTCCTTCTAAAAAATATGAAACAGATTTTAAATATATTGGTGCAATTTTTAATAAAGATTTAGCTTATTTATATTCAAAAACAGATATAGTATTGCTTACATCGTGGTACGAAAGTTTTCCACTTCCACCAATAGAGGCTATGGCTTGTGGGAGTTTAATTATTACAACAAGTTTTGGGACTGAAGATTATGTTATTGATTATCAAAACGGATTGGTAACAATGCCTCGAAAAATTCTGGATATAGCCAACAAAATTATCTATGCAATAGAAAATCCCAATGAATCCTTAAAAATGGTTAAAAATGGTTTAAAAACAGCTGAAGAATACGATTGGGAAAGTTGTACGGATGTTTTGGAAAAAGTTTTGACACAATCAATTGAGAACTATTCTTTTGATCAGTTTAAATTTTTTGACTTACTTAGTGAAGGGAAATTGAACCAATTAGAAACTTAATTAAAATTTATTACAATCGGGAAGGAATAATGATTTCAATTATTACTGTTTATAATAATAGAACTTTGCTTGAAAAATGCCTTTTAAAGAGTTTAGATTCTCAGACAGCTAATTATGAATTAGTTTTATTAGATAACAAGCATAAAAATTTTAATTCAGCTGCAGAAGCCCTTAATTATGGTGGAAACAAATCCAAAGGTGATTATCTGATGTTCATTCATCAAGATTACGATTTGGAGTCTGACACATGGTTAGCTGATGCGGAAGAGATTATCAAAAATCTTGAAAATGTGGGAATAGTTGGGCTAGCAGGTAAATATGATAGAAATATGATTTCAAACATTACTACTGGGCATCCACCAGAATTGGCAGGTCCAATTCAAATAGAAGAACCTGTAAAAGTTCAAACACTGGATGAATGTCTATTTATCATTCCCAAAAAAATATTCGAAGAAATTAAGTTTGATGAAGAGGTTTGTGACGATTGGCATTTATATGCTGTAGATTACTGTTTAAGTGTTAAAAAAGCTGGTTATGATGTTTATGTGATTCCTTTGGGAGGTTACCATGCATCGCCGGGCTATTCCTTCACTCCGGAAGGATATTATTCAACTCTGAAGAAACTCGTCCAAAAATATAAGGGCGACTACAAATGGATATACACTTCAACTGGGAGTTGGAGTACAGTTTACCCTTTATTTTTGCAGATTGCATACCAAAAACTCTATTATTGGTTGGGATTAGGAAAATAGTCAAAATAAATCATTTTTATATGATTTCGTCAAATTTGAGCATATATTCGCAGTCCATTTATTTTACCATTAGTAATTTCATTATAATTTAAAAATCGAACATTGCTGGAATCACCCCAAACAAAGTAGTAGGTAATATTACTGGCCAACAATTCTTTCTCTAATTCTGCAGAGTTATTAACATTCCTGGGAAGTCCGTAGTATTGGCTATTCAAATAATAAGAAATCTGCAAGGTTTTTTCCCAATTACCATTGGATGCAATATTCCCGTGAATACCAAAATCACTCTGCAATGTTTGACTTAAAGAGTAGATACCATCATCAGTGTGGGGATACACAAACAATTCATAGGCTGGACTTAACATGAATGAAAACACCAAAATTATTAGAAGAACATTTCTTAATCTTGAATCGATTTTTTCAGTTTCGTAAAGAATTTTTGTCAAATAGAAACCATTTAACATTATCAGGATAATAACAGGCCATAAGAAACGTTCTTGAATGAATATTAAACAGTATCCCGCAGAATAAATCGCAATAGTAATTAATATGTATGTTAAT contains:
- a CDS encoding phosphopantetheine adenylyltransferase, giving the protein MKSKQYEKVAVGGTFDKFHEGHRLLIEKAFEIGDQVLIGVTSDEFGGLKGEIEPCNIRMSNLNAHLKNRSNYLLSRLEEPYGPTVDDESIDAIVVSPETEPTALKINQIRKEKGMKPLDIVTIGMVLAQDGKPISSTRIRKGEIDPLGKIIKTNA
- a CDS encoding glycosyltransferase family 39 protein, with translation MIKINSRISKTNQKSILYLLLFALLVIYITYSCILISLNMGPIWDTYDLLADAALFSGKSIGYYDLIRPPVLPILTSLYFLVNDLAIWPIMLIDGVIFISGSIGLYLLFRLRFNDLNSFIGALLFVSFPITLTFIARGLTDLPSISIAIWGGLFTVMAVKKDSKFFYLAFSILTIAFFTRFSTALMIFPIILYILINKDEIKPKKDILTGFLISLLIISSFAIFLYLNFANPFHVFLDFFHSSSSSLANNAASSMVFCYNTDFFYYAKIIPQWTWPEGLFVLIFIILGIISFSYGKIKNRKIIKESKNDITYKEAVLTAKHGKMKLFLSILWFALFVLTLQCVHYMISELLFLCFLFCLYELLKNFKFKNLDFDFLFFSWFMAFFIFHSVYVIKDFRYLLSMTPPIAYFLMRGFTLSTSQFKSSIKKRNTKQISGLILIILTLVSIFAYLPTIPEENVYLKEMNENSLELSAWLVNYDPEYKAKVIYSDYWPYTAWDLKRNISKMPSFRNNQVLYTGAQDYHFTIEDMIAYNSELDAHQADYYFSRREGLNLTNYKLIKQSGDFKLYERIK
- the yjjX gene encoding inosine/xanthosine triphosphatase, which gives rise to MKVIVGSKNPVKLKATRNVLENIYSQLSVEAKDVDSGVPDQPIGLEITVQGAINRAKNAYSREVDLSVGIESGLLEVPHSITGYLDLQWCAIYDGDKSTLGVSAGFEYPPLVVEEVLSGKEVGEVMDQVTGVDRLGQKKGAVSHLTRGLLDRTGNTEQCVLMAMIPRMNEGVYF
- a CDS encoding glycosyltransferase family 39 protein, yielding MALDQNFREYVKNHDSLIYSFTLVLLVTLLAYHRVQIQIEIGPIWDTFDFLANAMYFAGQGFGYSDLTRPPLLPFFTSIFFRFFAVSESVIFYLDALFLVLGAYGFYLFLRMKFKALESFLGSLLFSTFPIVLLFTGVGLSDIPSVSLSIWALYTTVLAVKNNPKFFYLSFPLAILAFLTRYPAGFIIFPIFFYLAVNRHEINLKHFLGGVLVSLLPGLLVLLFFYHQFSNPLEPFSSFYATTQKAWPTNYVYYHPDSLYFIKNILSYIGVAGMTIISIIVLSIFVWIITNFNRIKLKFSNLFKSKIIFKAKLKISALILLFSLFILTFASVNYLFSEILFLFLCILSYDLLRNSNIHDLDFHFLFLSWFMAFFIFHSVYTIKDDRYFITMAPALSYFLIVGFSGIKKIWGFKNQNKNLIYNILVLLLVVMMLISAVDYMQGILDSESQNAEKLKNIKMASEWLKVNDPHYIEKTISSDEWPYFSWYLKTNVRAVQLFNHKEDYENSLNSDNADYFLTVREGLNLTNYRLIKQFGYITIYKRQL